A stretch of the Ostrea edulis chromosome 9, xbOstEdul1.1, whole genome shotgun sequence genome encodes the following:
- the LOC125658906 gene encoding histone H2A-like — protein MIKLFQKESNQSTLLEVNTKRVNTQILRAHRILVSDNTKEKFNMSGRGKGGKSKAKAKSRSTRAGLQFPVGRIHRLLRKGNYAERVGAGAPVYLAAVLEYLAAEVLELAGNAARDNKKSRIIPRHLQLAIRNDEELNKLLSGVTIAQGGVLPNIQAVLLPKKSGSGKGKSSQSQEF, from the coding sequence ATGATCAAGCTCTTCCAGAAGGAGAGTAACCAATCAACGCTACTCGAGGTAAACACAAAACGTGTAAATACCCAGATTTTGCGCGCTCACCGCATTCTAGTTTCTGACAACACAAAGGAAAAATTCAACATGTCTGGACGTGGTAAAGGTGGAAAATCAAAGGCAAAGGCAAAGTCCCGATCAACAAGGGCAGGATTGCAGTTTCCAGTGGGTAGAATCCATCGTCTGTTGCGAAAAGGAAATTACGCCGAGCGTGTGGGTGCTGGAGCTCCCGTGTATTTGGCTGCTGTTTTGGAGTACCTGGCTGCTGAAGTTTTGGAATTGGCAGGGAACGCCGCCAGAGACAATAAAAAATCCAGGATCATCCCCCGTCACCTGCAGCTGGCTATCCGAAATGACGAGGAATTGAACAAACTCCTGTCTGGTGTTACTATCGCTCAGGGAGGTGTTCTACCCAATATCCAGGCCGTCCTATTGCCAAAGAAATCCGGGTCCGGCAAGGGCAAATCCAGCCAgagtcaagaattttag